A single window of Gimesia chilikensis DNA harbors:
- a CDS encoding two-component system sensor histidine kinase NtrB, with translation MFHVYETRVSRGFQLAIGGLALLSLTGLVVTLWILVDFHHEQEIVAKIIRHLPDSDLAVARELAGELRFQSQLSILLFLNIIVTAIALVLLVRAYLNSERSLREVKVMASDVLASMDQGVLTTDRDEIITSINPRGRELLSLEEPVIGRPLSDVGVEHTLLCVICSHVNAHHSPVRDCDYTINRDGHEQTLRAGCSLLRNERQEELGTVLHVRDVTERALMEQRLRRMERYAGLGSLATGLQHEIKNPLSALSLHVQLLEEALESQNRSDEIDEMLEVIQTEVKRLTSVLEGFRDYASMSEPGRSRVDLTALINKLVRFIRPQAEQQKVKVEVKLPQEKPPEIMADSVHIDQVLLNLALNAIQAMPGGGVMTIGLNQEGDWLRISITDTGKGIPAELRERIFDPYFTTRHEGTGMGLALCEKIVRQHDGTIDFNTGPSGTSFSVLLPASGTA, from the coding sequence ATGTTTCATGTTTACGAAACGCGGGTCAGCCGCGGTTTTCAACTGGCAATCGGGGGGCTGGCTTTACTGAGCCTTACCGGTCTGGTGGTGACGCTGTGGATTCTGGTCGATTTCCATCACGAGCAGGAAATCGTTGCCAAAATCATTCGTCACCTGCCCGACAGCGATCTGGCAGTTGCCCGGGAACTGGCGGGGGAACTGCGATTTCAGTCGCAATTATCGATTCTGTTGTTTCTCAACATTATTGTGACCGCGATTGCTCTAGTCCTGCTGGTGCGAGCTTATCTCAACAGTGAGCGCTCTCTCCGTGAAGTCAAAGTGATGGCCAGTGATGTTCTGGCAAGTATGGATCAGGGAGTACTGACGACGGACCGAGATGAGATCATCACAAGTATCAATCCCCGCGGACGCGAATTATTGAGCCTGGAAGAACCTGTCATTGGTCGCCCGCTCTCTGATGTGGGGGTCGAACATACGCTGTTATGCGTGATCTGCAGCCATGTGAATGCACATCATTCGCCCGTGCGGGACTGTGATTATACGATCAATCGTGATGGTCATGAACAGACTCTCAGGGCGGGTTGTAGTCTGTTGCGGAATGAACGCCAGGAAGAGCTGGGCACTGTACTCCACGTTCGTGACGTGACGGAACGCGCTTTAATGGAACAACGCCTGCGTCGCATGGAGCGCTATGCAGGTCTGGGTTCTCTCGCAACCGGGCTGCAGCATGAAATCAAAAATCCACTGAGTGCACTCTCTCTCCATGTGCAACTTCTTGAAGAGGCACTGGAGTCCCAGAATCGCTCTGACGAAATCGATGAAATGCTGGAAGTCATTCAAACCGAAGTCAAGCGACTGACTTCAGTACTCGAAGGGTTTCGTGATTATGCTTCGATGTCTGAACCAGGACGATCCCGTGTTGATTTAACCGCATTAATCAATAAACTGGTCCGCTTCATCAGACCACAGGCTGAGCAGCAGAAAGTGAAAGTAGAGGTGAAGCTGCCGCAGGAAAAGCCTCCAGAGATCATGGCTGATTCCGTTCACATCGATCAGGTACTTTTGAATCTGGCACTCAATGCTATACAGGCGATGCCGGGAGGCGGGGTAATGACGATCGGTCTGAATCAGGAGGGAGACTGGTTGAGAATCAGCATTACCGATACCGGGAAAGGAATCCCTGCCGAACTGCGAGAGCGAATATTCGACCCTTACTTCACGACGCGGCACGAAGGGACCGGCATGGGACTTGCACTATGTGAGAAGATTGTACGACAACACGATGGAACAATCGATTTCAACACGGGGCCGAGTGGTACCTCGTTCTCAGTTTTATTGCCAGCAAGTGGGACAGCATGA
- a CDS encoding OprO/OprP family phosphate-selective porin, with protein sequence MTVQNIAPPAIDPMMEAPDEYDSDLPPYMFGDSNTPQDFPTVRLTGFFQADAVWFSQDSKNIQAVGDVQNGADFRRARLAATGDAWENIGYMLEMDFAFPGRPSFMDVWLEVRDVLGGNTVRVGQYRQPIGMDALTSVKELTFLERALPFAFLPFRQIGAMYFGNTEDERSTYAISGFRYPTGPYGGNIGDSGGYGLATRLTHLLVDNGDGNGLVHIGADYSYANPANNLIQYRNQPEVFVTEAGGSNVPVGVPSAVPPFVDTGLISAQDYHLFDAELAYAIGSFYAQSEVLYSIVQQRNGEVDTFSGAYAHFGYFLTGETRAYNRKGGVFGRVKPLDPFNRDGGCGAWEIAGRWSYIDLNDKSIQGGRMTDLTFGLNWYLNQFTKFQFNYIHSFLHSSPAVYGPVVNNSNADIFALRAQVDF encoded by the coding sequence ATGACAGTTCAGAATATCGCCCCGCCCGCAATCGACCCCATGATGGAGGCCCCAGATGAATACGATTCTGATCTGCCTCCCTACATGTTCGGAGACTCGAATACTCCTCAGGATTTCCCGACAGTCAGACTCACTGGCTTCTTCCAGGCAGATGCTGTCTGGTTCAGCCAGGACAGTAAGAACATACAGGCTGTGGGAGATGTTCAAAACGGAGCTGATTTTCGTCGTGCCCGTCTGGCTGCGACTGGGGATGCCTGGGAAAATATAGGCTACATGCTCGAAATGGACTTTGCCTTTCCCGGTCGCCCTTCATTCATGGACGTCTGGCTGGAAGTGCGAGACGTCCTGGGGGGAAATACGGTACGCGTCGGACAATACCGTCAACCGATAGGTATGGATGCATTAACCAGTGTAAAAGAGCTGACATTCCTGGAACGCGCACTCCCCTTCGCTTTTCTCCCATTCCGACAGATTGGTGCCATGTACTTCGGAAATACAGAAGACGAACGGTCAACCTACGCCATTTCAGGATTCCGTTATCCCACGGGCCCTTATGGTGGGAATATCGGTGACAGCGGCGGTTATGGACTCGCCACTCGACTGACTCATCTACTCGTTGATAATGGGGATGGAAACGGGCTGGTTCATATCGGGGCAGACTACAGTTACGCCAACCCAGCCAACAACCTGATTCAATACCGCAACCAGCCCGAAGTCTTCGTGACAGAGGCTGGCGGATCCAATGTTCCGGTTGGAGTTCCGAGTGCCGTGCCTCCCTTTGTAGACACGGGGTTGATTTCAGCACAAGACTATCACCTGTTCGATGCTGAACTTGCATATGCAATCGGGTCATTTTATGCACAATCAGAAGTCCTGTATTCCATCGTGCAACAGAGAAATGGCGAGGTCGACACTTTTTCTGGAGCGTACGCTCATTTCGGCTATTTCCTGACCGGAGAAACCCGGGCCTATAATCGCAAGGGGGGTGTTTTTGGACGCGTCAAACCACTCGATCCCTTCAATCGCGATGGAGGCTGTGGCGCGTGGGAAATTGCAGGACGCTGGTCGTATATTGACTTGAATGACAAATCAATCCAGGGTGGTCGAATGACCGATTTAACATTTGGACTGAACTGGTATCTGAATCAGTTCACAAAATTTCAATTTAACTATATTCATTCATTCCTTCACAGCAGTCCAGCCGTTTACGGACCTGTCGTGAATAATTCGAATGCAGATATCTTTGCTCTTCGTGCACAGGTTGATTTCTGA
- a CDS encoding carbonic anhydrase encodes MDSTSLSNTCQCVKESLNHGNMEFVETLRCEQQLMEEALSRGDTPATTSPVEFKQSYIEQLGALGEIPPQTPRAAVLACSDARVPVLDIFNQRPNEVYEIQLAGNVASAECLGSLAHAVENLPTLEGVVVLGHTGCDAVSVAVDQFLSPRPEITAADSSIRSLVNSIMPSIEIAASALGKKTRFLSGSVPRFTLDRNKLIKTVVFVNAAAMAWKIQEFVNRLQRVVPVWYGIYDLASCRILHVDLERRDGSLLFGLGNAPGVIDLDDVASSMAQYLSKMDNFDAARFSTKSLGPQEKSTWDTLSMRERTAKT; translated from the coding sequence ATGGATTCCACATCATTGTCAAATACATGTCAGTGCGTCAAAGAATCACTGAACCATGGAAATATGGAATTTGTGGAAACACTGCGCTGCGAGCAACAGCTGATGGAGGAAGCTTTGAGTAGGGGCGACACTCCTGCCACTACAAGCCCTGTAGAATTCAAACAGAGTTATATCGAGCAGCTTGGGGCTTTGGGTGAAATTCCACCACAAACTCCTCGTGCTGCTGTATTAGCCTGTTCTGATGCTAGAGTGCCCGTTCTGGATATTTTTAATCAACGTCCTAATGAGGTTTATGAAATCCAGTTAGCAGGAAATGTGGCTTCTGCGGAATGTCTGGGGAGTCTGGCACACGCAGTTGAAAATCTACCGACGCTTGAGGGAGTTGTTGTGCTGGGACACACTGGTTGCGATGCAGTATCTGTAGCCGTAGATCAGTTTCTTTCTCCGCGACCGGAAATTACTGCAGCAGACAGTTCAATCCGATCCCTAGTTAATTCCATCATGCCTTCCATCGAAATTGCTGCATCAGCTCTGGGAAAGAAGACGCGATTCCTTTCTGGAAGTGTGCCCCGCTTCACGCTTGACCGAAATAAGCTGATCAAAACCGTCGTGTTTGTGAATGCTGCGGCGATGGCTTGGAAAATTCAGGAATTTGTCAACAGGCTGCAACGTGTTGTCCCGGTCTGGTATGGCATCTACGATCTGGCATCCTGTCGTATTCTGCATGTGGACCTGGAACGTCGCGATGGCTCCCTGCTGTTCGGACTGGGAAATGCTCCCGGTGTGATTGACCTCGACGATGTCGCCAGCAGTATGGCTCAGTATCTCTCAAAAATGGATAACTTTGATGCTGCCAGATTCTCGACAAAATCACTCGGGCCGCAGGAAAAATCTACCTGGGATACCCTTTCGATGAGGGAGCGAACTGCAAAAACATAA
- a CDS encoding BlaI/MecI/CopY family transcriptional regulator, with product MKDYRLTPYELELMDVIWDLGEASVQDVCDALPRDLAYTTVMTTLSLLVQKKKVLKRVKDGRAYIYQPVVSREEVSRSMLGQIKQVLLKDSLPSLMLNLLEEENISEDDINALKEAIRKLENQ from the coding sequence GTGAAAGATTATCGGCTGACGCCTTATGAACTGGAACTTATGGATGTGATCTGGGACCTCGGAGAGGCCAGCGTCCAGGATGTTTGTGATGCATTACCACGGGATCTGGCCTATACAACCGTGATGACGACCCTCAGTCTTCTGGTACAAAAAAAGAAAGTCTTGAAAAGAGTCAAAGACGGCCGTGCTTATATCTATCAACCCGTGGTCTCGCGAGAAGAAGTCTCGCGGTCGATGCTCGGCCAGATCAAGCAGGTGTTGCTGAAAGACTCGCTGCCGAGCCTCATGTTAAATCTTCTGGAAGAAGAGAATATTTCAGAAGACGATATCAATGCTCTCAAAGAGGCAATCAGGAAACTGGAAAATCAGTAG
- a CDS encoding YceI family protein, which translates to MTILDKKQKWFISICLSTCLIWIISARSSQGEVLTGVIHHLSRNSVSQSPLPTGSIDTSSSRVYTYVGKTGFGHEHAVEGKIKSGSLNLGVRSNAGEIIFDMTTWRADTAQARQYIGLSGTTSASTQKDVNANMLGSAVLNVQKYPTATFEVNSALPLQQKSSSGKPLYQLSGKFTLHGVARKMNIVAEVTEKKDSYHLRGNFSILQSHYGITPFSKAFGAVGVTDQLKIYGEIDVAR; encoded by the coding sequence ATGACAATTCTCGATAAAAAACAGAAGTGGTTTATTTCCATCTGCTTGAGCACTTGCCTGATCTGGATTATTTCCGCTCGCAGTTCTCAGGGAGAAGTCCTGACAGGGGTAATCCACCACCTGTCACGAAACTCAGTTTCGCAGTCCCCGCTTCCAACAGGTAGTATCGATACCTCTTCCAGCCGAGTTTACACATATGTGGGGAAAACCGGTTTTGGCCATGAGCATGCTGTGGAAGGTAAAATTAAATCGGGTTCCTTGAACCTCGGAGTCCGCAGCAATGCGGGTGAAATTATTTTCGATATGACAACCTGGCGGGCAGATACTGCTCAAGCAAGGCAATATATCGGCTTAAGCGGTACCACATCTGCATCGACCCAGAAAGATGTGAATGCCAATATGCTGGGAAGTGCAGTGCTTAATGTGCAGAAATATCCGACAGCCACATTCGAAGTCAATTCGGCACTTCCGCTGCAGCAGAAATCAAGTTCCGGCAAACCGCTCTACCAGCTAAGCGGTAAGTTCACATTGCACGGAGTGGCACGAAAAATGAACATTGTCGCAGAAGTGACAGAGAAAAAAGACTCCTATCACCTGCGAGGCAACTTCTCCATCTTACAGTCGCACTATGGAATCACTCCCTTCAGTAAGGCTTTTGGGGCAGTCGGCGTTACAGATCAATTAAAAATATATGGTGAAATTGACGTGGCCAGATAA
- a CDS encoding SAM-dependent methyltransferase, with product MISCPTVEKEVIRSHYNLSTLFYRLLWGRHIHHGLWDEELANSENLQDRYRAPAKAQQQLTETMAKLIQIQDGQDLLDVGCGMGGSSMFLSQAFKCNVTGITLSPVQRRWASLEAFFRGQSSRTRFLCQDAETAEFPAESFDVIWSIECTEHLFDKPAFFQKAASWLRPGGRMIICAWLAGDQLDTDDAKQNVYDVCEGFFCPSLGTAADYQAWMEQSGLEFHDFHNWTNRVSQTWEICHQRVKKTKVRWLAKLIDQNTVMFLDRFETILKAYETGAMQYGCFIASKPEMK from the coding sequence ATGATTAGTTGCCCCACGGTAGAAAAGGAAGTGATTCGCAGTCACTACAACTTGTCAACATTGTTCTATCGTCTGCTCTGGGGACGCCATATTCATCACGGACTATGGGATGAAGAACTTGCGAATTCGGAGAATCTTCAAGACAGATATCGCGCACCTGCCAAGGCACAACAACAGTTGACGGAAACGATGGCTAAGCTGATACAGATTCAGGATGGTCAGGACCTGCTTGATGTCGGTTGTGGCATGGGAGGCTCATCCATGTTTCTGTCTCAGGCATTCAAGTGTAACGTCACGGGGATCACACTCAGCCCAGTTCAAAGACGTTGGGCCAGCCTGGAGGCATTTTTTCGCGGACAGTCCAGTCGCACCCGCTTCCTCTGTCAGGATGCTGAGACAGCTGAATTTCCAGCGGAATCTTTTGATGTCATCTGGAGCATCGAGTGCACAGAACACTTGTTTGATAAACCAGCCTTTTTCCAGAAAGCAGCTTCCTGGCTTAGGCCTGGAGGACGAATGATTATCTGTGCCTGGCTGGCCGGCGATCAACTTGATACCGATGATGCTAAACAAAACGTCTACGATGTCTGTGAAGGTTTCTTCTGCCCTTCACTGGGGACCGCCGCTGATTATCAAGCCTGGATGGAGCAGTCTGGTCTGGAATTTCATGATTTCCACAACTGGACCAATCGCGTCAGCCAGACCTGGGAAATCTGTCATCAACGGGTCAAAAAAACAAAAGTTCGCTGGCTGGCGAAACTCATCGATCAAAATACAGTTATGTTTCTGGATCGGTTCGAAACCATTCTCAAGGCATACGAGACTGGTGCAATGCAGTATGGATGCTTCATTGCCAGCAAACCAGAAATGAAATAA
- a CDS encoding NnrU family protein, with protein MRRFVGIIFGIATQLLFLITVWYLFWFLKEDFSHHAIGSLAIDALLAIQFAVGHSLLLYPSIRTAITRRLPSQFYGSLFCVQTCVGILLTAFCWRSSPVEIWNLSGWGGWLMTAGFYGSWLSLLYSLNLTGLGYQTGLTQWWYWLRKQPLPRRDFQPRSLYCCLRHPVYLSFMGLLWFTPLMTLDRAVLTGIWTAYIFIGSYLKDERLSFYIGKPYRDYQSRVPGYPFIFFGPLGKRKTKVAPVKPLEKTPLQTT; from the coding sequence ATGCGACGTTTCGTTGGTATTATATTCGGGATCGCAACACAGTTGCTGTTCCTGATCACAGTCTGGTACCTGTTCTGGTTTCTGAAAGAAGACTTCAGCCACCACGCAATTGGGTCTCTGGCAATTGATGCACTGCTGGCAATCCAGTTCGCGGTCGGACACAGTCTGTTGCTTTACCCCAGCATACGCACTGCTATCACACGCAGGCTTCCTTCGCAGTTCTATGGTAGTCTGTTCTGCGTGCAAACCTGTGTGGGAATTCTGTTAACAGCATTCTGTTGGCGTAGCAGCCCCGTAGAAATCTGGAATCTGTCAGGTTGGGGAGGCTGGCTGATGACAGCCGGCTTTTATGGATCGTGGCTTTCTCTGCTCTACAGTCTCAACCTGACCGGTCTGGGCTATCAGACCGGTCTCACTCAATGGTGGTACTGGCTGAGAAAACAGCCGCTCCCCAGAAGGGATTTTCAACCACGGAGTCTCTACTGCTGCCTGCGGCATCCGGTTTACCTGAGCTTCATGGGCTTACTCTGGTTCACACCTTTGATGACACTGGATCGCGCAGTTCTGACTGGAATCTGGACGGCCTATATATTCATCGGAAGTTACCTGAAAGATGAACGTCTCAGTTTCTATATTGGAAAACCCTATCGGGACTATCAATCCAGAGTTCCCGGCTATCCCTTCATCTTTTTTGGTCCCCTGGGAAAACGGAAGACGAAAGTTGCACCTGTAAAACCACTTGAAAAAACTCCCCTCCAGACAACCTGA
- a CDS encoding efflux RND transporter permease subunit, translated as MSIHRKRFWLLVIYLLILLPFVGYGAFQALQTKVNSPLDWVDGTFPARAVYDRFREQFGNADTVIVSWKDCKLDNPDLDQFVSALRTDTVFKDDSGQWYFERVISGREFYLSLSSPAMRLNDREVHHRLDGTFIGKDHETTCIVVSFTPAGLLKRKELVSEIQSALETHCQVSAEECYLAGPIIDGLEIDLASKDSMDRFVLPSTLMVLSICWICLRSLRAALLVFGLSLLAQGITLALIHYSGESITALLIVLPPLIQVLAVAGGIHLVNYYFDAVKDPQIASPAAYAFQVGWLPCLLSAGTTAIGLASLLVSGLTPIRLFGGYAACGGLITTGLLLSLIPGVFTVWPLKRPLKSTNETEDFEEDRHDIWYFLTTILKRNHTVIVCLALLAMLGAGLGISRISASVRIETLFSENSKILNDYGWLEDHVGSLVPIEVVLTCSPDVDLTFREQLLMVWDIERSLRKTSMVNHTISTMSFAPRFPRPENLSDELFQYQLNEALTRFKPQFMNAGYLKEIDGKHLFRITAYVSALNDVDYNACLEQIGTHVESALMNKFETIPAGVTTQQTGIMPLVHEIQRQLMQDLFKSFLFAFLIIAVVMTIVQGGLSAGLVSMVSNVFPPLMIFGLLGWLSIAVDIGSVMTASVALGIAVDDTLHYLTFFRRHLDAGHSSRESVLYAYRHCGKAMIQTSLICGLGLLVFALSSFVPTSRFAWMMAGLLMMALLGDLIVLPALLLSPLGRCFELKPETDHNH; from the coding sequence ATGTCGATTCATCGTAAACGATTCTGGTTGCTGGTGATCTACCTGCTGATACTACTGCCTTTCGTCGGCTACGGGGCTTTCCAGGCACTTCAGACCAAAGTCAATTCCCCACTGGACTGGGTCGATGGAACTTTCCCTGCCCGGGCAGTCTATGATCGTTTCCGGGAACAGTTCGGCAATGCAGATACCGTAATCGTCAGCTGGAAAGATTGTAAGCTGGACAATCCGGATCTGGACCAGTTTGTTTCCGCGCTGCGCACAGATACCGTTTTTAAGGATGATTCTGGACAATGGTATTTTGAACGCGTGATCTCCGGCAGAGAGTTTTATCTCTCTCTAAGTTCTCCTGCCATGCGTCTGAATGACCGGGAAGTCCACCATCGACTGGATGGGACTTTCATCGGAAAAGACCATGAAACAACCTGTATTGTTGTGAGTTTCACGCCCGCCGGCCTGCTCAAACGAAAAGAGCTGGTGAGCGAAATCCAATCTGCCCTGGAAACTCATTGTCAGGTTTCAGCGGAAGAATGTTATCTGGCAGGTCCCATCATAGATGGACTGGAAATTGACCTGGCCAGCAAAGATTCCATGGACAGATTCGTCCTCCCCTCAACCTTGATGGTTCTGTCAATCTGCTGGATCTGCCTGCGTTCGCTCCGCGCGGCTCTGCTCGTCTTTGGTCTGTCGCTTCTGGCCCAGGGTATTACACTGGCATTGATTCATTACAGTGGAGAAAGTATCACGGCCCTGTTGATCGTGCTACCACCGTTGATTCAGGTACTCGCGGTCGCGGGTGGAATTCATCTGGTCAACTATTACTTTGATGCAGTTAAAGACCCGCAGATTGCCAGTCCTGCTGCGTACGCTTTTCAGGTTGGCTGGCTGCCCTGTCTGCTCTCTGCAGGAACGACTGCAATTGGACTGGCTTCTCTACTTGTCAGTGGACTGACACCGATTCGACTGTTCGGCGGTTACGCCGCCTGCGGTGGGCTGATTACCACAGGACTGCTGCTAAGCCTGATTCCGGGAGTCTTCACTGTCTGGCCTCTCAAACGGCCTTTGAAATCGACAAATGAAACAGAAGACTTCGAGGAAGATCGACACGACATCTGGTACTTTCTGACAACAATTTTAAAAAGAAACCATACCGTGATTGTCTGTCTGGCTCTGCTCGCGATGCTGGGAGCCGGTCTGGGAATTTCTCGAATCTCTGCATCCGTACGCATCGAAACACTGTTTTCTGAGAACAGCAAAATACTGAATGATTATGGCTGGCTGGAAGATCATGTCGGCTCACTCGTCCCGATCGAAGTGGTTTTGACCTGCTCACCTGATGTGGACCTGACGTTTCGTGAACAGTTACTGATGGTCTGGGATATCGAACGCAGCCTGCGTAAGACCAGCATGGTAAATCATACGATTTCGACCATGTCATTTGCCCCCCGATTTCCTCGCCCAGAGAATCTTTCGGACGAATTATTTCAATACCAGCTAAATGAAGCACTGACGCGTTTCAAACCGCAGTTTATGAACGCAGGATATCTGAAAGAAATTGACGGCAAGCATCTGTTTCGAATTACCGCGTATGTCAGCGCACTCAACGATGTGGACTATAATGCGTGCCTGGAGCAGATCGGGACACATGTAGAATCAGCTCTGATGAATAAATTTGAGACGATTCCTGCAGGCGTAACAACACAACAGACGGGAATCATGCCTCTGGTCCACGAAATTCAACGGCAGTTAATGCAGGATCTGTTTAAAAGCTTTCTGTTTGCCTTTTTGATCATTGCGGTTGTCATGACAATCGTTCAAGGCGGGCTTTCAGCGGGCTTAGTTTCCATGGTCTCCAACGTGTTTCCACCGTTGATGATCTTTGGACTTCTGGGCTGGCTGTCCATCGCTGTCGATATCGGATCTGTAATGACAGCCAGTGTGGCACTCGGTATCGCCGTCGATGATACCCTGCACTATCTGACCTTCTTCCGCCGCCATTTGGATGCGGGGCATTCGTCCCGAGAATCAGTGCTCTATGCTTATCGACATTGCGGAAAGGCGATGATTCAGACATCACTGATCTGTGGCCTCGGCCTGCTTGTGTTTGCTCTGAGCAGTTTTGTACCTACATCCCGATTTGCCTGGATGATGGCGGGACTGTTAATGATGGCCCTGCTGGGTGATCTGATCGTCCTGCCAGCTCTGCTTTTAAGCCCTCTGGGACGCTGCTTTGAGCTTAAGCCTGAGACAGATCACAATCATTAA
- a CDS encoding type III polyketide synthase: MSFEILGIGTVNPVHSIEQIEAATHAEALSCSAESTEQQRRLLPVLYRRAGVKTRHSVVLESSTNGEMARQSFYPPAESESDQGPTTSQRMQAYESNAASLAVSAVEAALQNSQVAPGEITQLITVSCSGFSAPGFDIALVRELGLPADVARTHVGFMGCHGALNGLRIAKAFTDNAPQARVLVCAVELCSLHQQYGWCPDKIVANALFADGAAAVVGKQASGEPADHWQLIASGSTIVPDSEEMMSWRIGDNGFEMTLSPRIPDLIHQNLRPWLKQWLLQQGMNIEDVGSWAIHPGGPRILSAVAETVGFEESLLSPSREVLARYGNMSSPTVLFILKKLKAEQAHLPCVMLGFGPGLTIEAALINDCDLSQA, from the coding sequence ATGAGTTTTGAAATTCTTGGAATCGGAACAGTCAATCCAGTGCATTCAATCGAGCAGATTGAAGCCGCCACACATGCGGAGGCACTCAGCTGTTCGGCGGAATCAACAGAACAGCAGAGACGGTTACTGCCAGTTCTGTATCGAAGAGCCGGTGTTAAAACACGACACAGTGTCGTGCTGGAGAGCAGCACCAATGGTGAGATGGCACGACAGAGTTTCTATCCTCCTGCAGAATCAGAGTCTGATCAGGGGCCAACAACATCACAGCGGATGCAGGCATATGAATCGAATGCAGCTTCCCTGGCCGTTTCGGCAGTTGAAGCTGCACTACAGAATAGTCAGGTAGCCCCTGGTGAGATTACCCAGCTGATCACGGTTTCGTGCAGTGGATTCAGCGCTCCCGGTTTTGATATTGCTCTGGTCAGAGAACTGGGCCTGCCAGCAGATGTGGCCCGTACACACGTCGGATTTATGGGCTGTCATGGTGCCTTAAACGGGTTGCGGATTGCCAAGGCATTTACAGACAATGCCCCCCAGGCAAGAGTTCTGGTCTGTGCGGTTGAATTGTGCAGCCTGCATCAGCAGTACGGCTGGTGTCCGGATAAAATTGTAGCGAATGCGTTGTTTGCGGATGGTGCTGCGGCCGTTGTGGGAAAACAGGCTTCTGGAGAGCCTGCTGATCATTGGCAGCTGATCGCATCCGGATCAACGATCGTACCGGACTCCGAAGAGATGATGAGCTGGCGCATCGGCGACAATGGTTTTGAGATGACACTCTCCCCCCGCATCCCGGATCTGATCCATCAAAATCTGCGTCCCTGGCTCAAGCAATGGCTACTGCAACAGGGAATGAACATTGAAGATGTCGGTAGTTGGGCGATTCATCCCGGCGGCCCTCGCATTCTGAGTGCGGTTGCTGAAACAGTTGGTTTTGAGGAATCTCTGCTCAGTCCTTCCCGGGAAGTTCTGGCACGTTATGGAAACATGTCTTCTCCAACGGTGCTGTTTATTCTCAAGAAACTAAAGGCAGAACAGGCACACTTACCCTGTGTCATGCTGGGCTTTGGTCCTGGGCTGACTATTGAAGCCGCTTTGATTAATGATTGTGATCTGTCTCAGGCTTAA